A genomic stretch from Harpia harpyja isolate bHarHar1 chromosome 20, bHarHar1 primary haplotype, whole genome shotgun sequence includes:
- the HNRNPH1 gene encoding heterogeneous nuclear ribonucleoprotein H isoform X11, translated as MDPCHTEETEGEIPGLGFSDRSEQIVSRGVASAFEAATTETETEPSLTPNVMLNTESSEGYVVKVRGLPWSCSTEEVQRFFSDCKILNGALGIRFIYTREGRPSGEAFAELESEEDVKLALKKDRETMGHRYVEVFKSNNVEMDWVLKHTGPNSPDTANDGFVRLRGLPFGCSKEEIVQFFSGLEIVPNGITLPVDFQGRSTGEAFVQFASQEIAEKALKKHKERIGHRYIEIFKSSRAEVRTHYDPPRKLLAMQRPGPYDRPGLTRGYNSLGRGSSLERMRRGAYGGGYGGYDDYNGYNDGYGFGSDRFGREWTLFSAGMSDHRYGDGGSTFQSTTGHCVHMRGLPYRATENDIYNFFSPLNPVRVHIEIGPDGRVTGEADVEFATHEDAVAAMSKDKANMQHRYVELFLNSTAGGSGGAYGSQMMGAMGSQSSYGGPANQQLSGGYGGGYGGQSSMSGYVGGIYEVAQQGQALGEGCFESA; from the exons ATGGATCCTTGTCACACAGAGGAGACCGAGGGCGAGATCCCCGGCTTGG GCTTCAGTGACCGAAGCGAGCAGATTGTTTCACGTGGGGTAGCGTCAGCATTTGAAGCTG CAACCACGGAAACGGAGACGGAGCCGAGTCTCACCCCCAATGTGATGCTCAACACGGAGAGCAGCGAGGGATATGTGGTGAAAGTCAGGGGGCTGCCCTGGTCCTGCTCCACCGAGGAGGTGCAGAGGTTTTTCTCCG ATTGCAAAATTCTAAACGGGGCTTTGGGTATCCGTTTCATCTACACCAGGGAGGGCAGACCAAGTGGAGAAGCATTTGCTGAACTTGAATCGGAGGAGGATGTGAAATTGGCActgaaaaaagacagagaaacaaTGGGACACAGATATGTTGAAG TTTTCAAGTCAAACAACGTTGAAATGGATTGGGTTCTGAAGCATACTGGTCCCAACAGCCCTGATACGGCTAATGATGGTTTTGTACGTCTTAGAGGACTCCCATTTGGCTGTAGTAAAGAAGAAATTGTACAGTTTTTTTCAG GGTTGGAAATCGTGCCAAATGGGATAACATTGCCGGTGGACTTCCAGGGGAGGAGTACGGGGGAGGCCTTCGTGCAGTTTGCTTCACAGGAAATAGCTGAAAAGGCTCTAAAGAAACACAAGGAAAGAATAGGGCACAG GTACATTGAGATCTTCAAGAGTAGTCGAGCGGAAGTGCGCACTCACTACGACCCTCCACGCAAGCTGTTGGCAATGCAGAGACCCGGTCCTTACGACAGACCTGGTCTTACGCGGGGATATAACAGTCTTGGTAGAGGAAGTAGCTTGGAAAGAATGAGGCGTGGAGCCTACGGAGGAG GTTATGGAGGTTATGATGACTACAATGGGTATAATGATGGCTATGGTTTTGGTTCTGATAGATTTGGAAGAG AATGGACTCTTTTCTCTGCAGGAATGTCGGACCACAGATACGGCGACGGGGGATCCACCTTCCAGAGCACGACCGGCCACTGCGTCCACATGAGAGGTCTGCCTTACAGAGCTACGGAGAACGACATCTATAAC TTCTTCTCACCTCTGAACCCTGTAAGAGTACACATCGAAATCGGACCAGATGGCAGAGTAACCGGAGAGGCAGACGTTGAATTCGCTACTCATGAGGATGCAGTGGCTGCTATGTCCAAAGACAAAGCAAATATGC AACACAGATATGTAGAACTCTTCTTGAATTCTACAGCAGGAGGAAGTGGTGGTGCCTATGGCAGTCAAATGATGGGAGCAATGG GAAGCCAATCCAGTTACGGTGGTCCAGCTAACCAGCAGCTGAGTGGGGGTTATGGAGGAGGATATGGTGGTCAGAGCAGCATGAGTGGCTATG TAGGCGGTATTTACGAGGTGGCCCAGCAAGGACAGGCGTTGGGGGAAGGATGCTTCGAATCGGCCTGA
- the HNRNPH1 gene encoding heterogeneous nuclear ribonucleoprotein H isoform X9 has protein sequence MDPCHTEETEGEIPGLGFSDRSEQIVSRGVASAFEAATTETETEPSLTPNVMLNTESSEGYVVKVRGLPWSCSTEEVQRFFSDCKILNGALGIRFIYTREGRPSGEAFAELESEEDVKLALKKDRETMGHRYVEVFKSNNVEMDWVLKHTGPNSPDTANDGFVRLRGLPFGCSKEEIVQFFSGLEIVPNGITLPVDFQGRSTGEAFVQFASQEIAEKALKKHKERIGHRYIEIFKSSRAEVRTHYDPPRKLLAMQRPGPYDRPGLTRGYNSLGRGSSLERMRRGAYGGGYGGYDDYNGYNDGYGFGSDRFGREWTLFSAGMSDHRYGDGGSTFQSTTGHCVHMRGLPYRATENDIYNFFSPLNPVRVHIEIGPDGRVTGEADVEFATHEDAVAAMSKDKANMQHRYVELFLNSTAGGSGGAYGSQMMGAMGSQSSYGGPANQQLSGGYGGGYGGQSSMSGYVLGTVGGIYEVAQQGQALGEGCFESA, from the exons ATGGATCCTTGTCACACAGAGGAGACCGAGGGCGAGATCCCCGGCTTGG GCTTCAGTGACCGAAGCGAGCAGATTGTTTCACGTGGGGTAGCGTCAGCATTTGAAGCTG CAACCACGGAAACGGAGACGGAGCCGAGTCTCACCCCCAATGTGATGCTCAACACGGAGAGCAGCGAGGGATATGTGGTGAAAGTCAGGGGGCTGCCCTGGTCCTGCTCCACCGAGGAGGTGCAGAGGTTTTTCTCCG ATTGCAAAATTCTAAACGGGGCTTTGGGTATCCGTTTCATCTACACCAGGGAGGGCAGACCAAGTGGAGAAGCATTTGCTGAACTTGAATCGGAGGAGGATGTGAAATTGGCActgaaaaaagacagagaaacaaTGGGACACAGATATGTTGAAG TTTTCAAGTCAAACAACGTTGAAATGGATTGGGTTCTGAAGCATACTGGTCCCAACAGCCCTGATACGGCTAATGATGGTTTTGTACGTCTTAGAGGACTCCCATTTGGCTGTAGTAAAGAAGAAATTGTACAGTTTTTTTCAG GGTTGGAAATCGTGCCAAATGGGATAACATTGCCGGTGGACTTCCAGGGGAGGAGTACGGGGGAGGCCTTCGTGCAGTTTGCTTCACAGGAAATAGCTGAAAAGGCTCTAAAGAAACACAAGGAAAGAATAGGGCACAG GTACATTGAGATCTTCAAGAGTAGTCGAGCGGAAGTGCGCACTCACTACGACCCTCCACGCAAGCTGTTGGCAATGCAGAGACCCGGTCCTTACGACAGACCTGGTCTTACGCGGGGATATAACAGTCTTGGTAGAGGAAGTAGCTTGGAAAGAATGAGGCGTGGAGCCTACGGAGGAG GTTATGGAGGTTATGATGACTACAATGGGTATAATGATGGCTATGGTTTTGGTTCTGATAGATTTGGAAGAG AATGGACTCTTTTCTCTGCAGGAATGTCGGACCACAGATACGGCGACGGGGGATCCACCTTCCAGAGCACGACCGGCCACTGCGTCCACATGAGAGGTCTGCCTTACAGAGCTACGGAGAACGACATCTATAAC TTCTTCTCACCTCTGAACCCTGTAAGAGTACACATCGAAATCGGACCAGATGGCAGAGTAACCGGAGAGGCAGACGTTGAATTCGCTACTCATGAGGATGCAGTGGCTGCTATGTCCAAAGACAAAGCAAATATGC AACACAGATATGTAGAACTCTTCTTGAATTCTACAGCAGGAGGAAGTGGTGGTGCCTATGGCAGTCAAATGATGGGAGCAATGG GAAGCCAATCCAGTTACGGTGGTCCAGCTAACCAGCAGCTGAGTGGGGGTTATGGAGGAGGATATGGTGGTCAGAGCAGCATGAGTGGCTATG TATTGGGCACAGTAGGCGGTATTTACGAGGTGGCCCAGCAAGGACAGGCGTTGGGGGAAGGATGCTTCGAATCGGCCTGA
- the HNRNPH1 gene encoding heterogeneous nuclear ribonucleoprotein H isoform X12 yields the protein MDPCHTEETEGEIPGLGFSDRSEQIVSRGVASAFEAATTETETEPSLTPNVMLNTESSEGYVVKVRGLPWSCSTEEVQRFFSDCKILNGALGIRFIYTREGRPSGEAFAELESEEDVKLALKKDRETMGHRYVEVFKSNNVEMDWVLKHTGPNSPDTANDGFVRLRGLPFGCSKEEIVQFFSGLEIVPNGITLPVDFQGRSTGEAFVQFASQEIAEKALKKHKERIGHRYIEIFKSSRAEVRTHYDPPRKLLAMQRPGPYDRPGLTRGYNSLGRGSSLERMRRGAYGGGYGGYDDYNGYNDGYGFGSDRFGREWTLFSAGMSDHRYGDGGSTFQSTTGHCVHMRGLPYRATENDIYNFFSPLNPVRVHIEIGPDGRVTGEADVEFATHEDAVAAMSKDKANMQHRYVELFLNSTAGGSGGAYGSQMMGAMGSQSSYGGPANQQLSGGYGGGYGGQSSMSGYGGIYEVAQQGQALGEGCFESA from the exons ATGGATCCTTGTCACACAGAGGAGACCGAGGGCGAGATCCCCGGCTTGG GCTTCAGTGACCGAAGCGAGCAGATTGTTTCACGTGGGGTAGCGTCAGCATTTGAAGCTG CAACCACGGAAACGGAGACGGAGCCGAGTCTCACCCCCAATGTGATGCTCAACACGGAGAGCAGCGAGGGATATGTGGTGAAAGTCAGGGGGCTGCCCTGGTCCTGCTCCACCGAGGAGGTGCAGAGGTTTTTCTCCG ATTGCAAAATTCTAAACGGGGCTTTGGGTATCCGTTTCATCTACACCAGGGAGGGCAGACCAAGTGGAGAAGCATTTGCTGAACTTGAATCGGAGGAGGATGTGAAATTGGCActgaaaaaagacagagaaacaaTGGGACACAGATATGTTGAAG TTTTCAAGTCAAACAACGTTGAAATGGATTGGGTTCTGAAGCATACTGGTCCCAACAGCCCTGATACGGCTAATGATGGTTTTGTACGTCTTAGAGGACTCCCATTTGGCTGTAGTAAAGAAGAAATTGTACAGTTTTTTTCAG GGTTGGAAATCGTGCCAAATGGGATAACATTGCCGGTGGACTTCCAGGGGAGGAGTACGGGGGAGGCCTTCGTGCAGTTTGCTTCACAGGAAATAGCTGAAAAGGCTCTAAAGAAACACAAGGAAAGAATAGGGCACAG GTACATTGAGATCTTCAAGAGTAGTCGAGCGGAAGTGCGCACTCACTACGACCCTCCACGCAAGCTGTTGGCAATGCAGAGACCCGGTCCTTACGACAGACCTGGTCTTACGCGGGGATATAACAGTCTTGGTAGAGGAAGTAGCTTGGAAAGAATGAGGCGTGGAGCCTACGGAGGAG GTTATGGAGGTTATGATGACTACAATGGGTATAATGATGGCTATGGTTTTGGTTCTGATAGATTTGGAAGAG AATGGACTCTTTTCTCTGCAGGAATGTCGGACCACAGATACGGCGACGGGGGATCCACCTTCCAGAGCACGACCGGCCACTGCGTCCACATGAGAGGTCTGCCTTACAGAGCTACGGAGAACGACATCTATAAC TTCTTCTCACCTCTGAACCCTGTAAGAGTACACATCGAAATCGGACCAGATGGCAGAGTAACCGGAGAGGCAGACGTTGAATTCGCTACTCATGAGGATGCAGTGGCTGCTATGTCCAAAGACAAAGCAAATATGC AACACAGATATGTAGAACTCTTCTTGAATTCTACAGCAGGAGGAAGTGGTGGTGCCTATGGCAGTCAAATGATGGGAGCAATGG GAAGCCAATCCAGTTACGGTGGTCCAGCTAACCAGCAGCTGAGTGGGGGTTATGGAGGAGGATATGGTGGTCAGAGCAGCATGAGTGGCTATG GCGGTATTTACGAGGTGGCCCAGCAAGGACAGGCGTTGGGGGAAGGATGCTTCGAATCGGCCTGA
- the HNRNPH1 gene encoding heterogeneous nuclear ribonucleoprotein H isoform X3, giving the protein MDPCHTEETEGEIPGLGFSDRSEQIVSRGVASAFEAATTETETEPSLTPNVMLNTESSEGYVVKVRGLPWSCSTEEVQRFFSDCKILNGALGIRFIYTREGRPSGEAFAELESEEDVKLALKKDRETMGHRYVEVFKSNNVEMDWVLKHTGPNSPDTANDGFVRLRGLPFGCSKEEIVQFFSGLEIVPNGITLPVDFQGRSTGEAFVQFASQEIAEKALKKHKERIGHRYIEIFKSSRAEVRTHYDPPRKLLAMQRPGPYDRPGLTRGYNSLGRGSSLERMRRGAYGGGYGGYDDYNGYNDGYGFGSDRFGREWTLFSAGMSDHRYGDGGSTFQSTTGHCVHMRGLPYRATENDIYNFFSPLNPVRVHIEIGPDGRVTGEADVEFATHEDAVAAMSKDKANMQHRYVELFLNSTAGGSGGAYGSQMMGAMVKESEGVVQDWNTSTLPGSQSSYGGPANQQLSGGYGGGYGGQSSMSGYVLGTVGGIYEVAQQGQALGEGCFESA; this is encoded by the exons ATGGATCCTTGTCACACAGAGGAGACCGAGGGCGAGATCCCCGGCTTGG GCTTCAGTGACCGAAGCGAGCAGATTGTTTCACGTGGGGTAGCGTCAGCATTTGAAGCTG CAACCACGGAAACGGAGACGGAGCCGAGTCTCACCCCCAATGTGATGCTCAACACGGAGAGCAGCGAGGGATATGTGGTGAAAGTCAGGGGGCTGCCCTGGTCCTGCTCCACCGAGGAGGTGCAGAGGTTTTTCTCCG ATTGCAAAATTCTAAACGGGGCTTTGGGTATCCGTTTCATCTACACCAGGGAGGGCAGACCAAGTGGAGAAGCATTTGCTGAACTTGAATCGGAGGAGGATGTGAAATTGGCActgaaaaaagacagagaaacaaTGGGACACAGATATGTTGAAG TTTTCAAGTCAAACAACGTTGAAATGGATTGGGTTCTGAAGCATACTGGTCCCAACAGCCCTGATACGGCTAATGATGGTTTTGTACGTCTTAGAGGACTCCCATTTGGCTGTAGTAAAGAAGAAATTGTACAGTTTTTTTCAG GGTTGGAAATCGTGCCAAATGGGATAACATTGCCGGTGGACTTCCAGGGGAGGAGTACGGGGGAGGCCTTCGTGCAGTTTGCTTCACAGGAAATAGCTGAAAAGGCTCTAAAGAAACACAAGGAAAGAATAGGGCACAG GTACATTGAGATCTTCAAGAGTAGTCGAGCGGAAGTGCGCACTCACTACGACCCTCCACGCAAGCTGTTGGCAATGCAGAGACCCGGTCCTTACGACAGACCTGGTCTTACGCGGGGATATAACAGTCTTGGTAGAGGAAGTAGCTTGGAAAGAATGAGGCGTGGAGCCTACGGAGGAG GTTATGGAGGTTATGATGACTACAATGGGTATAATGATGGCTATGGTTTTGGTTCTGATAGATTTGGAAGAG AATGGACTCTTTTCTCTGCAGGAATGTCGGACCACAGATACGGCGACGGGGGATCCACCTTCCAGAGCACGACCGGCCACTGCGTCCACATGAGAGGTCTGCCTTACAGAGCTACGGAGAACGACATCTATAAC TTCTTCTCACCTCTGAACCCTGTAAGAGTACACATCGAAATCGGACCAGATGGCAGAGTAACCGGAGAGGCAGACGTTGAATTCGCTACTCATGAGGATGCAGTGGCTGCTATGTCCAAAGACAAAGCAAATATGC AACACAGATATGTAGAACTCTTCTTGAATTCTACAGCAGGAGGAAGTGGTGGTGCCTATGGCAGTCAAATGATGGGAGCAATGG TCAAGGAATCGGAAGGGGTAGTCCAAGATTGGAACACTAGCACATTGCCAG GAAGCCAATCCAGTTACGGTGGTCCAGCTAACCAGCAGCTGAGTGGGGGTTATGGAGGAGGATATGGTGGTCAGAGCAGCATGAGTGGCTATG TATTGGGCACAGTAGGCGGTATTTACGAGGTGGCCCAGCAAGGACAGGCGTTGGGGGAAGGATGCTTCGAATCGGCCTGA
- the HNRNPH1 gene encoding heterogeneous nuclear ribonucleoprotein H isoform X5, translated as MDPCHTEETEGEIPGLGFSDRSEQIVSRGVASAFEAATTETETEPSLTPNVMLNTESSEGYVVKVRGLPWSCSTEEVQRFFSDCKILNGALGIRFIYTREGRPSGEAFAELESEEDVKLALKKDRETMGHRYVEVFKSNNVEMDWVLKHTGPNSPDTANDGFVRLRGLPFGCSKEEIVQFFSGLEIVPNGITLPVDFQGRSTGEAFVQFASQEIAEKALKKHKERIGHRYIEIFKSSRAEVRTHYDPPRKLLAMQRPGPYDRPGLTRGYNSLGRGSSLERMRRGAYGGGYGGYDDYNGYNDGYGFGSDRFGREWTLFSAGMSDHRYGDGGSTFQSTTGHCVHMRGLPYRATENDIYNFFSPLNPVRVHIEIGPDGRVTGEADVEFATHEDAVAAMSKDKANMQHRYVELFLNSTAGGSGGAYGSQMMGAMVKESEGVVQDWNTSTLPGSQSSYGGPANQQLSGGYGGGYGGQSSMSGYVGGIYEVAQQGQALGEGCFESA; from the exons ATGGATCCTTGTCACACAGAGGAGACCGAGGGCGAGATCCCCGGCTTGG GCTTCAGTGACCGAAGCGAGCAGATTGTTTCACGTGGGGTAGCGTCAGCATTTGAAGCTG CAACCACGGAAACGGAGACGGAGCCGAGTCTCACCCCCAATGTGATGCTCAACACGGAGAGCAGCGAGGGATATGTGGTGAAAGTCAGGGGGCTGCCCTGGTCCTGCTCCACCGAGGAGGTGCAGAGGTTTTTCTCCG ATTGCAAAATTCTAAACGGGGCTTTGGGTATCCGTTTCATCTACACCAGGGAGGGCAGACCAAGTGGAGAAGCATTTGCTGAACTTGAATCGGAGGAGGATGTGAAATTGGCActgaaaaaagacagagaaacaaTGGGACACAGATATGTTGAAG TTTTCAAGTCAAACAACGTTGAAATGGATTGGGTTCTGAAGCATACTGGTCCCAACAGCCCTGATACGGCTAATGATGGTTTTGTACGTCTTAGAGGACTCCCATTTGGCTGTAGTAAAGAAGAAATTGTACAGTTTTTTTCAG GGTTGGAAATCGTGCCAAATGGGATAACATTGCCGGTGGACTTCCAGGGGAGGAGTACGGGGGAGGCCTTCGTGCAGTTTGCTTCACAGGAAATAGCTGAAAAGGCTCTAAAGAAACACAAGGAAAGAATAGGGCACAG GTACATTGAGATCTTCAAGAGTAGTCGAGCGGAAGTGCGCACTCACTACGACCCTCCACGCAAGCTGTTGGCAATGCAGAGACCCGGTCCTTACGACAGACCTGGTCTTACGCGGGGATATAACAGTCTTGGTAGAGGAAGTAGCTTGGAAAGAATGAGGCGTGGAGCCTACGGAGGAG GTTATGGAGGTTATGATGACTACAATGGGTATAATGATGGCTATGGTTTTGGTTCTGATAGATTTGGAAGAG AATGGACTCTTTTCTCTGCAGGAATGTCGGACCACAGATACGGCGACGGGGGATCCACCTTCCAGAGCACGACCGGCCACTGCGTCCACATGAGAGGTCTGCCTTACAGAGCTACGGAGAACGACATCTATAAC TTCTTCTCACCTCTGAACCCTGTAAGAGTACACATCGAAATCGGACCAGATGGCAGAGTAACCGGAGAGGCAGACGTTGAATTCGCTACTCATGAGGATGCAGTGGCTGCTATGTCCAAAGACAAAGCAAATATGC AACACAGATATGTAGAACTCTTCTTGAATTCTACAGCAGGAGGAAGTGGTGGTGCCTATGGCAGTCAAATGATGGGAGCAATGG TCAAGGAATCGGAAGGGGTAGTCCAAGATTGGAACACTAGCACATTGCCAG GAAGCCAATCCAGTTACGGTGGTCCAGCTAACCAGCAGCTGAGTGGGGGTTATGGAGGAGGATATGGTGGTCAGAGCAGCATGAGTGGCTATG TAGGCGGTATTTACGAGGTGGCCCAGCAAGGACAGGCGTTGGGGGAAGGATGCTTCGAATCGGCCTGA